The Neobacillus sp. PS3-34 genome has a window encoding:
- a CDS encoding GNAT family N-acetyltransferase, which translates to MGILRGPPSSLESIITKYGPRVEGKHYVKPCIVEYKNKPIGYMQYYEIQESELIKYGYSEKQNVYGIDQFIGETELWGKGIGTSMILLILKYISTNENASRVVLEVKNTNVRAISCYEKCGFRKVQTLNDNFYLMEWEI; encoded by the coding sequence ATTGGAATTTTACGAGGGCCACCATCCAGTTTAGAAAGTATAATTACAAAATATGGTCCAAGAGTTGAAGGAAAGCATTATGTTAAGCCATGTATTGTTGAATATAAAAATAAACCAATTGGATATATGCAATACTACGAAATCCAAGAATCTGAACTAATAAAATACGGTTATTCAGAAAAACAGAATGTGTACGGAATAGACCAGTTTATTGGCGAAACTGAATTATGGGGTAAAGGAATCGGTACATCCATGATTTTATTGATTTTAAAATATATTAGTACAAATGAAAATGCGTCTCGGGTTGTGTTGGAAGTAAAGAATACTAATGTTAGAGCAATCTCCTGTTATGAAAAATGTGGTTTTAGAAAAGTTCAGACCCTTAATGATAATTTTTACTTAATGGAGTGGGAAATTTAA